A single window of Cytobacillus dafuensis DNA harbors:
- a CDS encoding acyl-CoA dehydrogenase — protein sequence MNFDLTNEQEMILKTIREFADEEVAPGALERDRTKKFPEEVFKKMADLGLMGLPFPEEYGGSGADTVSFAIVTEELSRACGSTGITYSAHISLGGAPLYLFGTEEQKQKYLVPICTGETLGAFGLTEPSAGSDAGGTKTTAVEKDGEYIINGNKCFITNASFAKHLALTAVTGEKEGKKEISAIIVPTDTKGFKVMDNYEKMGLNASNTTELVLEDVRVSTEHLLGKKGEGFKQFLITLDGGRIGIGAMAVGIAQAAYEKSLQYAKERQQFGRTLAQFQAIQFKLADMAMKIELARNMVYKAAWLKDQGRPFSKEASMCKLYASEICMEITDQAVQIHGGYGYMKDYHVERYMRDGKLTEIGEGTSEIQRMVIARQIGC from the coding sequence ATGAATTTTGATTTAACAAATGAGCAGGAAATGATTTTAAAAACGATACGAGAATTTGCAGATGAAGAAGTAGCTCCCGGAGCACTTGAAAGAGATAGGACAAAGAAATTTCCAGAAGAAGTATTTAAGAAAATGGCAGATCTTGGATTAATGGGATTGCCTTTTCCTGAAGAATATGGCGGTTCAGGTGCAGATACAGTAAGCTTTGCAATTGTAACTGAGGAATTAAGCCGGGCATGTGGCTCAACAGGTATAACCTATTCTGCCCATATTTCACTAGGTGGAGCCCCACTATATTTATTCGGAACAGAAGAACAAAAACAAAAATATTTAGTGCCTATTTGTACGGGCGAAACCTTGGGAGCATTTGGTCTGACAGAGCCGAGCGCTGGTTCAGATGCAGGAGGAACTAAAACAACTGCTGTAGAAAAAGATGGGGAATATATTATTAATGGCAATAAGTGTTTTATTACAAATGCTAGCTTTGCTAAGCATCTAGCTTTAACGGCCGTTACTGGAGAAAAGGAAGGTAAGAAGGAAATAAGTGCGATTATAGTGCCAACGGATACAAAAGGCTTCAAAGTAATGGATAATTACGAAAAAATGGGGTTGAATGCATCTAATACAACGGAACTAGTACTTGAAGACGTTCGCGTTTCGACTGAGCACTTGCTCGGCAAAAAAGGGGAAGGCTTTAAGCAATTTTTAATAACTCTAGATGGCGGAAGAATTGGAATTGGGGCGATGGCTGTTGGAATTGCTCAGGCAGCATATGAAAAATCATTGCAATATGCAAAGGAAAGACAGCAATTTGGTCGGACGCTGGCCCAGTTTCAGGCTATTCAATTTAAGCTTGCTGACATGGCAATGAAAATAGAGCTTGCAAGAAATATGGTGTACAAAGCAGCATGGTTAAAAGACCAAGGCAGACCTTTTTCAAAGGAAGCATCAATGTGTAAATTGTATGCATCAGAGATTTGCATGGAGATCACGGATCAAGCAGTGCAAATCCATGGAGGATACGGCTACATGAAGGATTACCATGTAGAGCGGTATATGAGAGATGGTAAATTAACAGAAATCGGAGAAGGAACATCTGAAATACAAAGAATGGTAATCGCACGTCAAATTGGCTGTTAA